The Micromonospora sp. NBC_00421 DNA window CCGGGAGCAGCTCATCGAACGGCTCGACACCCTGCAACACACCTACCCGGAGCTCGCGTCCGTCCTGGTCACCCACCACCTGGAGGAGCTTCCTCCCGGGACGACCCATGTGCTGCTGCTGCGGGACGGGTGCCGCCTGGCATCGGGGCCCGCCGACGAGGTCCTCACCAGCGACCAGGTCAGCACGTGCTTCGACCATCCCATCCGGCTCACTCGCGCGGAAGGACGGTGGAGCGTGAGAGCGCAGAACCCGGCCCGGCCACGCGTCGGATGAGGTGGTGCGCGCTCACCGGCGTGCGCCACCGCATGGTCCGGTGCCCACCGGACCCTCGACTTCGCACGCCCGGTCGCGGACGCCGTCCGCGCCCACGGAACACTGAGCAGCTTCGGGCCGCCGCTCAGCCCCGCCGGCCCGCCGACCGGCGCACGGCCCGCTCGTGCCGGTCGACCGCGCGGGCGTACGCGGTCGCGAGTAGCCGGTCGATCTCGGGCAGCAGCTGAGGGCCGGGCATGACGATGCTGCCGAAGCCGTACCGTGCGTAGCCGGGGTGGGGCACGAGGGTGTCCAGCCGGGCGAAGTCGAAGGCGTGCCGGTGTTCCTCGAAGGCCTTCGGGGGAAAGCCGAAGACCCTCTCGAACTCGGCGCGGCCCAGGTCGAGGTTGAGCCGGAAGACACCGGGCCGGTCGAGCTGGGAGGCCTCGTCGAAGCCGGGCACGTCGTGCGCGACGATGCTGGCGAACGGCTGTCGACGGTCCGGACCGACATAGAAGAACCGGTCGCCCCAGGACCCCTCGGGCGACCCGTTCTCCTCGCTCGCCACCAGCTGCTCGACGCCGGGCAGCGCGAGGATGCGATCGACGAGCACCGCCGCGTCGACACCGGTCGGGACGTGCAGCACCGCGTCGGCGTGGTCGATCGCGGCCCGGTCCAGCGGGTAGTAGCGGTGGTCGTGCGTCCTGCGCTCGGCCGCCGCTATCTCGGATGCGCGCACGTACCGGGGAAGGACGCTCTCCTGCTGGAGCCGGCCCTCGTAGGTCGACGCGGTGGGCGCCTCGATGCCGAGCGCGGGGCTCGCACCCAGGCTGCCGACGACCACCGCGTACCGGTCGTGGCGCAGCGCGGAGACGATCGCCCCGGCGCTCGCCCACGACACGTCCGTTCCGGCCACCGTCATCGTGATCGGATGACGTTGCAGGTGGGCGTTGTGCGCGAAGACCAGGGTGGGTCCTCGCTGCGCCTCGGCCGACCGGATCGCCAGCAGGTTCTCGGCCATCAGCCCGTCCCGGACCCCGGCCAGGCGGGCGAAGCGTTCCTCCCGCTCCGACGGTGCGGCGGCCGCGGCGTGGTAGCGCAGCACCGCGACGGCGGACGTGGCGTGCACGAACGCCGCCTGCCAGCCGACAGGTCGGCGGGGTGCCCGCAGGTACAACTCGGTCAGCAGGTCGTCGGCGAGCACCCGCAGACACCTGGCGTCGGTCGAGCGCCCGATCGACCTGCCGGGCTCCCAGACCGCGGCCGGGTCGCTCCACCGCGCCTCGTCGCCGACCAGGTCGTCGATCTCCGCTACCCGGTCGAGGCCGAGGAACTCACAGACCCGGGTGAGGTGGCGCCGTGGGCTCGGGGCGCCCTCGATCTCCAGCGGAGCGTCGAAGCCGTGGAACGTCAGCCGCTCGGCAGCCGGTCGTCCGGCGTTCCACTCGCGCATCCGGAGCAGCAGGTCGCGATTGGCCGGGGCGGACCCGAACCCGTGGCTGAACCCTTCGGCGAGCGCCCGGTCGAGCGTGACGGCGGCGCAACCCTGGACGAACCCGTCGGCGATCAGCCCGGCAGCCCGGTCGCTCTCCACCGCGATCGAGCGGTAGCCGTGCCCGGCCAGCGACAGGAACGCCTCGTTGCGGATCTGGAGGAAGGCTGACTCGCCATGCGTCGGCTCGCCGAGCGCGAGCAGGGTCGGCGGTACGGCGAACAGGTCGAGAAGGAAACTCATTGCCTCAACCGTATCGTTGAATCTCCGATGGAGACCTGCGAGCGACGGAGCACGGTGAGCGCCTCGAAACCCTCAAACCCAGGGGTACGCCGACCGGCCGACCTCGCGCGCCGTCACGGCCTCTCCGCGCAGTCCGTGCGCAACTACGAGCGGGACGGCGTCCTGCCCACGGCCCCCCGCGACCCGAACGGCTACCGGCGCTTCACCGAGGTGCACGCCAGGGCGCTGAGCGCCTATCTCGCACTGATCGCGGGCCACGGCCATGCTGCCGGCGGCGAGATCATGCGTGCGGTCAACCGGGGTGAGTTCGAGGCAGCCTGGCGCGCCATCGACCACAGCCACATCTTGCTGCAACGCGACCGGGAAACGCTGGACGCGGTCGAGGCGGCGGTCGCCGTCCTCACCGTTTCGCCACGGCAACCGCAGGGTCGCCGGGCCGTGCCGATCGGCGTGCTGGCGCACCGGCTCGGCGTACGACCCGCGACGTTGCGCAAGTGGGAGCGGGCCGGGATCCTGCAGCCGGCGCGCGATCCGACGACCCGTTACCGGGTCTACTCGCCGGACGACGTCCGCGACGCCGAACTCGCTCACCTGCTCCGCCGGGGCGGGTACCGGCTCGACCACATCGCCGGCGTGCTGCGTCGGGTACGCGAAGCCGGCGGCGCCGAACCGCTCGCCGCGTCACTGCGTCAGTGGCGGGAACGGCTCACCGAGCGTGGCCGGGCCATGCTCACCGGGGCCGCCCGGCTCGCCGACCACCTCGACGCCGACATCGGGTCCACCGCACGACCACAGTGAAATCTCGGACGACGGCCGCCGTCAGTAGACGAACGGCCAG harbors:
- a CDS encoding DUF6194 family protein; the protein is MSFLLDLFAVPPTLLALGEPTHGESAFLQIRNEAFLSLAGHGYRSIAVESDRAAGLIADGFVQGCAAVTLDRALAEGFSHGFGSAPANRDLLLRMREWNAGRPAAERLTFHGFDAPLEIEGAPSPRRHLTRVCEFLGLDRVAEIDDLVGDEARWSDPAAVWEPGRSIGRSTDARCLRVLADDLLTELYLRAPRRPVGWQAAFVHATSAVAVLRYHAAAAAPSEREERFARLAGVRDGLMAENLLAIRSAEAQRGPTLVFAHNAHLQRHPITMTVAGTDVSWASAGAIVSALRHDRYAVVVGSLGASPALGIEAPTASTYEGRLQQESVLPRYVRASEIAAAERRTHDHRYYPLDRAAIDHADAVLHVPTGVDAAVLVDRILALPGVEQLVASEENGSPEGSWGDRFFYVGPDRRQPFASIVAHDVPGFDEASQLDRPGVFRLNLDLGRAEFERVFGFPPKAFEEHRHAFDFARLDTLVPHPGYARYGFGSIVMPGPQLLPEIDRLLATAYARAVDRHERAVRRSAGRRG
- a CDS encoding TioE family transcriptional regulator, producing METCERRSTVSASKPSNPGVRRPADLARRHGLSAQSVRNYERDGVLPTAPRDPNGYRRFTEVHARALSAYLALIAGHGHAAGGEIMRAVNRGEFEAAWRAIDHSHILLQRDRETLDAVEAAVAVLTVSPRQPQGRRAVPIGVLAHRLGVRPATLRKWERAGILQPARDPTTRYRVYSPDDVRDAELAHLLRRGGYRLDHIAGVLRRVREAGGAEPLAASLRQWRERLTERGRAMLTGAARLADHLDADIGSTARPQ